The stretch of DNA CAAGAGATATAGTCATCGCCGGCGCGTCGATCGCCGGCCTCTTCGCCGCCTATCACCTGGCACGGGCCGGCAAGCGCGTGCATGTGTACGAGGCCCAGGCCCCGTTCCAGCCGGCTGAGCGCACCCTGATCGTGACCCCCACCTTCTTGCGCCTGCTGGACTTCGATGCCGGCGACGCTATCCTGCACCGCACCGATACCTTCGAGCTGATCTCCCGCTCAGCATCGGCACGGGTTCAGCTTTCGGAGCCCGATGTGGTCATCGAACGCTCACGCCTGATGCAGTTGCTGGCCCAGCGCGCACAGGCCGCCGGCGCCCACATCCATTGGGGCTCTCGTTTGCAAATGGTGCATAATCACCGCCCCGAGCCGCTGGTGCAAGTCGCGATAGGGGATACGGAGCATACCCTGCCGGCCTCGTGCATCATCGGCGCAGACGGCGCCGACAGCATTGTGGCACGCGACACCGGCCTGGACGGCTTTGAACGGGTGGCGCTGGTGCAGGCGCGCGTCCGCCGGCCGGCGGACCTGCCGCCTAATGTCGTGCGCGTCTGGTTCGACCGAGGACTCACCCGCTTCTTCCTGTGGTTGATCCCGGAGTCGGAACATATCGCGGCCGCCGGCCTGATCGCCGATTCCCTGGAGGAGGCGGAGCAGGGGTTACAGCGTCTGCTGGTCTCCGAAGGGCTGGAGGTCATCGAACACCAGGAGGAATCGTGGGTGCCGCTCTATCCCCTGTCCCTGAGCCGGCCGGCGGCCACCCCCGATGGGCACGTGTTT from Anaerolineae bacterium encodes:
- a CDS encoding NAD(P)/FAD-dependent oxidoreductase — translated: RDIVIAGASIAGLFAAYHLARAGKRVHVYEAQAPFQPAERTLIVTPTFLRLLDFDAGDAILHRTDTFELISRSASARVQLSEPDVVIERSRLMQLLAQRAQAAGAHIHWGSRLQMVHNHRPEPLVQVAIGDTEHTLPASCIIGADGADSIVARDTGLDGFERVALVQARVRRPADLPPNVVRVWFDRGLTRFFLWLIPESEHIAAAGLIADSLEEAEQGLQRLLVSEGLEVIEHQEESWVPLYPLSLSRPAATPDGHVFLVGDAAGQVKVTTVGGVVAGMRGALALARALCTGSTYAGELRPLRSELFWHAFVRHTLDGFGDADYDLLLRLLNHRAVRVLGQYDRDRLAQAVWRIFLAQPGWFLLGLRALARGLR